The DNA region TCGAGGCGAGGACCTCGTAGCGGTAGAAGCGCGAGAGCGAAAGCGATTCGATCTGGAGGTCGATGGTCTCCGGACGGAGGTCGAGAAGCAGCCGTCCGAAGGCGGTCAGGTGGCGGTCGACGCGCTCGATGAGATGGCGGTTGGCGACGTAGGCGTAGTGGTGGTAGTAGTCGATCGCGCGGCGATGCGCCGCGGTCTCCTTCATGAAGGTGAGGTCGAGCGCGCGAAGGGCGCGGTTGCGCTCGCCCTCGAGCAAGTAGGCGCGCTTGCGGGGATCGTCGACCTCGGCGACGTAGTCCTTCGCCGCGGCGGTCCGGGTCCGGTCGAGGTCGATCAACTTCTGCGTCCGTCGGACGTAGTCGACGACGGCGGCGGAGCCGTCGGCGCGGGTCGTCTCGAGGACGCGTTCGCGTTCGCGAAAGGCGGCTTCGTAGAGCCGGTCGGTGCGGTCGCCTACGGCGAGCGCCGCGGCGGTCCGGCGCTTCGCCTCCTCGTCGATCAGCGCGGACTGACGGCGGAAGGCGGCTTCGGCAAGGACGAACTGCTTGTCGAGGGCCTGGTCGTGGATCTCCTTCTCGAGCATGACGAGGGCGCGGTCGCGGCGCGACTCGGCGATCTCGACGCGGCGCTCGCGGTTGGCCGCGGTGGCCTTGCGCTCGATCTGCAGGAGCTGGTCGTTCTCGTCGGCCCGGATCTGGATCGCCTTGGCGTTGTTGTCGTGCTGGAAGTCGGCGAAGAAGCGGTCGAACTCGAGGTTCTTCAGGTATTTGTGGTAGTCGCCGGTGATCTCGGCGTTCTCCATCTGCTTCTTGACCTCGGCGACCTCGAGGCGGTTGTTGGACTCGAGGGCGATGATGTCGGTGGAGATGCGGTCGATGTCGGCGATCAGTTCGGAGAGCTTCGCGGTCACGGCGTTCACGGTCACGAGCATGTCGACCTTGAAGTCGGCGAAGACCTTCGCCGACGTCTGGATGTACTGGACCCGCGTCTGGGTCAGGAGCTGGTTGAAGCGGATGAAGTCGGAGAGCATGTTGTCGATCTCGTCGAACGACTCGTTCACGAAGAACGCGAAGTTCGAATAGAGGTTGATCGAGTTCTGGTAGAACTGGCTCGGCATGTAGTAGGCGAGCTTGACCTCCTCGACGCGACGGAAGGAGTCGACCTTGATCTTGTGGATCTCGGTCTGGTATTTGGAGACGAGCAGGTCGCTCATCCGCTGGTTGCGCTTGAGGAGGAACTTCGCCTTGGCGATCACGATCTGGTACATCATGATGTACTTCTCGCACTCGGCACGCTTGTTCCGGGAGTCGGCGTCGACGATCTTCCCCCCGATGATCGACTTCGATTCCTCGAGTTCCTCGTTCACGAGCCGGTCGAAGTTGGCCTTCTCCTTCTCGACCGCCGCGATCTGGCGGACGAACTGGTCGACGAGCGACTGGTTTACGACCGAGTGCGGCTTCTGGCGGACGGCGGAAAGGTCGTCGATCTTCTTTTTCTTGGCGGCGTAGACGGACGTCGTCGTCTTGAAGAGGGCGGTGATCTTGTTCTTCGTGTCGCGCAGGTTCTCGAGCACCTGCAGGATCGCCTGGGAGAGGAACTTGGCGTCGTTGAAGGCGCTGTCGCCCAGATCGCGCGCGAGCTGGTCGAGCATGTTCCGGGACTGGTCCATGGCGCGCAGGAGCTGTTCGTACTGCTCGTCGTTTCTCGCCGCATAGCCGCGCTTGATTTCCTCGAGGCGGTGTTCCTCGCCGTCGACGAAGCGGCGGTGGATCTCCGCCTCCCGGTCGATCGCGGCCGCGGCGTTCTTGCTCATCTCCTGGTACTTGGCGAAGGCTTCGTTCTGGATCGTCTGGAAGTCCTTGACGATCTCGAGGTACTTCGCGTCCTCGGCCGCGAGTTCCCCGCCGAGTTTCTCCGCGTGGGCGGCCTGGTCGGCGTCGAGCATGGCGAACAGCGCCGCGTATTCGTCCTCGACGGCCTTCAGGGCCGCGCCGAAGTCGCTTTCGTGTCGCTCGTATTCCATTCTCCGTTCCGCTTCGAAAACAGCGAAATCTGCTTGGATTTTCGCGATTTCCAAGTCGTATTGCTGCTCGATTTCGCGGACTGTCCGGTCGATCTCCGCGAGTTGCGCGGCGCGCAGCTCGGAAACGGGGGTCGACGGATGCGATTCGTTTGGCTTGACGACGCGCTTTACTGCCATTCTTCCACCCCGGGCGTGACCATTAATGTCATTATAGACGATACCGTCCTTTTTTTCAACCGAATGACCGGAAAATAACGAGGTTAATTTCGTCCGCTTTTTGATATAATGGATGTGAGGTGGAGACGATGGACAAACGCGTGATAGCCAACAATCTGCTCGTCGACGACGAGATCGAAGCGACGCTCAGACCCCAGCGGTTCACGGAGTTCATCGGCCAGCCGAACGTCAAGGAGATGATCCAGGTCGCCGTCGAAGCCGCGAAGAAGCGGCAGGAGACCCTCGACCACGTCCTCCTCTACGGTCCTCCCGGACTCGGGAAGACGACGCTCGCCCAGGTGATCGCCAACGAGATGGGCGTCTCGATGAAAACCTGCAGCGGTCCGACGATCGAGCGCACCGGCGACCTCGCCGCGATCCTGACGTCGCTCGAACCGGGCGACGTGCTCTTCATCGACGAGATCCACCGTTTGCCGAAGATCGTCGAGGAGATCCTCTATTCCTCGATGGAGGACTTCGTGATCGACATCGTCGTCGGGAAGGATGCGGGCGCCAAATCGATCCGCGTCGACCTCCCGCCGTTCACGCTGATCGGCGCGACGACGCGCTACGGCGACCTCACCGGGCCGCTCCGCGATCGTTTCGGAATCGTCCACAAGCTCGACTTCTACGATGTCCCCGACCTCGAGATCATCTGTCGCCGCACCGCGAGGATCTACGACTGCACGATCGACGAATCGGCCGTGAGCGAACTCGCCAAGCGCAGCCGCGGCACCCCCCGCATCGTCAACCGCCTGTTCCGCCGCGTCCGCGACTTCGCCGATGTCCTGAACGACGGCGTCGTCACTGCCGCCGTGACCAAGACGGCGCTCGAAAAACTCAAGATCGACGAGACCGGACTCGACCGCAAGGACCGCGAGTACCTCGCCGCGATCATCGACAAGTATCGCGGCGGTCCCGTCGGTCTCGAGACGATCGCCACCTCGATCAGCGAGGACCCGACGACGCTCGAAGACGTGTACGAACCCTATCTCATCCAGATGGGCTTCGTCAGCCGGACGCCCCGCGGCCGGGTCGTCACCGAGAAGGGATACCAGCATCTCAAGAAAGGATACCAGGGCAGCCTGTTCTGAACATGAAGACTTCCGATTTCGATTATGTCCTTCCGCCCGAACTGATCGCCCAGACGCCTCTTTCGGACCGTCAGGGCTCGCGCCTTCTGGTCTGCCGGCGCGATTCGTTCGAGCTCGTCCACGACCATTTCTACAACATCGTCGAATATCTCGAAAAGGGCGACGTGCTCGTCGTGAACGACACCCGGGTCCTCCCCGCCCGGCTCGCCGGCATCAAGCGCGACACCGCCGCCGCGATCGAGATCCTGCTCCTCCGGCAACTCGAGGGCGACGTCTGGGAGACGCTCGCGAAACCCGCCAAACGGGTCCGCGAACAGAGCGTGATCGTCTTCGGCGACGGACTCCTCGAGGCGACCTGCGTGGGCGTCGGCGAGGAGGGCATCCGCCTTCTCCGCTTCGCCTACGACGGCGTGTTCCTCGAACTGCTCGACCGTCTCGGCGAGATGCCGCTGCCGCCGTACATCCACGAACAGCTCGCCGACCGCGACCGCTACCAGACCGTCTACTCGAAGGTCGTCGGATCGGCCGCGGCCCCGACCGCCGGACTGCATTTCACCCCCGAACTGCTCGACCGGATCCGCGCCCATGGCGTCACCGTCGCCTCCCTCACCCTCCACGTCGGCCTCGGTACCTTCCGGCCCGTCGCCGTCGAGGACGTGACGACGCACAGGATGCATTCCGAGTTCTACGCGCTCTCGGCCGAAACGGCCGCGACGCTCGAGGACGCGCGCCGCGAAGGTCGCCGGATCATCGCCGTCGGCACCACCTCGACGCGGACGCTCGAGACGGTGATGGCGAAATACGGCCGCTTCGTTCCGGCTTCCGGATGGACCGACATCTTCATCTATCCGGGCTTCCGGTTCCGGGCGATCGACGGTCTCATCACCAACTTCCATTTGCCCAAGTCGACGCTCGTGATGCTCGTTTCCGCCTTCGCCTCGAAGGAGATCGTGTTTTCCGCCTACGCCGCCGCGATCGCCGAAAAGTACCGTTTCTTCTCGTTCGGCGACGCAATGCTGATCCTGCCGTCGAAGCATTGATGCCCGCTCCATCCATCCACGCAAAGTCCCTATAGGAGGTTCCATCCATGGAAAAGAAAATACTCGTCGAAGTTTCCGCACGTCATGTGCACCTGTCCCCCACCGCGCTCGAGACGCTGTTCGGCCCGGGATACCAGCTTACCGTCAAGAAACCCCTCTCCCAACCCGGCCAGTACGCCGCCGAGGAACGCGTCACCGTCGTCGGCCCGAAGAAGGAGCTCGCCGGCATCTCGATCCTCGGTCCGGTCCGCAAGGACACCCAGGTCGAGCTTTCGCTCACTGACGCGCGCTCGATCGGGATCGTCGCCCCGGTCCGCGAATCCGGCGACATCAAGGCCAGCGCCCCCTGCCGCATCGTCGGTCCGAAGGGCGAGATCACCGTCTCCGAGGGCGTCATCATCGCCAAGCGCCACATCCATCTGACGCCGGCCGACGCCGCCGCCTGGGGTCTTTCGGACAAGGAGAAGGTCCTCGTCCGCATCGACACCGAAGGCCGCTCGCTGATCTTCGGCGACGTCGTCTGCCGCGTCCGCGCCGACTTCGCCACGGCGATGCACATCGATACCGACGAAGGGAACGCCGCCGGCGTTTCCGGCGTCGTCTACGGCACCATCCTCTGATCGGCTGAAGGCGATGCCGTTCTCTTTCGACGTCGTCCGCGCATCCCGCGAGACGAAAGCCCGGATCGGCGTCCTGCATACGTCCCACGGCGACTTCGAGACGCCGATCTTCATGCCCGTCGGCACCCAGGCGACCGTCAAGACGCTCGACCCGCAGGAGACGATGGAAGTGAGCGACGGCCTCATCCTCGGCAACACCTACCATCTCTGGCTGCAGCCGGGGGACGCCGTCGTCAAGGCCCACGGCGGGATCCGCGGGTTCATGAGATGGGACGGCGGCCTGCTTACCGACTCGGGCGGATTCCAGGTCTTCAGCCTCTCCAAGATCCGCAAGATCAGGGAGGAAGGCGTCGAGTTCCGGCATCATCTGTCGGGCGAGCGCCTGTTCATGACCCCCGAGGACAGCATCCGCGTCCAGAACAATCTCGGCGCCGACATCATCATGAGCTTCGACGAGTGTCCGCCGTTCGATTCGTCCTACGACTACATGAAGAAGTCCGTCGAACGGACCGTCCGGTGGGCCGCGCGCGGCAAAGCCGCGCACGCCGACCCCGACGGCCAGGCGCTGTTCGGCATCGTCCAGGGCGGACCGCACCGCGACCTGCGCGCCTATTGCGCGTCGGAACTGCAGAAGATCGACTTTCCGGGATACTCGATCGGAGGTCTCGCGATCGGCGAGACCAAGGCCGAGATGTACGAGGTCCTTGGCTACATGGACGAACTGCTTCCGAAGGACAAGCCGCGCTACCTGATGGGCGTCGGTTCCCCCGACGACCTGATCGTCGGCGCGATGAACGGCGTCGACATGTTCGACTGCGTGCTGCCGACGCGGATCGCCCGCCACGGCACGGCGATGACCTCGCACGGCAAGGTCGTGATCAAGAACCGGGAATACGAAAACGACATGGGCCCGCTCGATCCCGACTGCGACTGCAAGGTCTGCCGCACCTACACCCGCTCCTACCTCCGGCACCTCTTCAAGGCCGACGAGATCCTCGGACTCCGGCTCGTCACCTATCACAACCTCCATTTCCTGAAGGGGCTGATGCACGCGATCCGCGCCGCCGTCAGGGAAGACCGGCTCGTCGCCTTCAAGGACGCTTTCTTCGCCCGGTACTATCGCTAGGGACGTTCGTCCGGACATCGAATTATACGTTCCTCTTATTGAATATTCGCCCGACATTACGTATAATGATTATAAAGCGCGCACCGCTTCGGACCGGCGTCAAGATCGTGTCCGAAGGCCGTGCGCAGAGCATCACGCCGGGTTTTCACAAAACCGCGACGAAGCTGCGCCAGGGGGGTCCTCCATGTTCGACATGAATGAGAATTTCAACCAGAAACCGATGATCAAGGTCATCGGCGTCGGCGGCGGCGGCGGCTCGGCCATCAACCGCATGATCGAGAACGACGTCCAGGGCGTGGAATTCATCGCGATGAACACCGACGCCCAGGTCCTCCGCCTCTCCAAGGCGGACGTCCGCCTGCAGCTCGGGAAGATGCTCACGCGCGGACTCGGCGCCGGCGCCAATCCCGAGGTCGGCCGCCAGGCCGCCCTCGAATCCGAAGACGAGATCCGCGAGATCCTGTCGGACACCGACATGGTCTTCATCACCGCCGGCATGGGCGGCGGCACCGGCACCGGCGCCGCGCCGGTGATCGCCCGCATCGCCCGCGAGATGGGCTGCCTCACGATCGGCATCGTGACCAAGCCGTTCTCCTTCGAAGGCCGCAAGCGCACCACCGTCGCGATGCAGGGCGTCGAGGAACTCCGTCCCTACGTCGACACCCTGATCGTGATTCCCAACGACAAGCTGCTCTACGTCGTCGAGAAGGACACGCCCTACCTCGACGCCTTCCGCGAGGCCGACAACGTCCTCCGCCAGGGCGTCCAGGGCATCACCGAGATCATCGCCGTCCCCGGCGTCGTCAACGTCGACTTCGCCGACGTCAAGACCGTCATGAAGGACAAGGGCACCGCGCTCATGGGCATCGGCATCGCCTCCGGCGAGAACCGCGCCGTCGAAGCCGCCCGCGACGCAATCCGGAGCCCGCTCCTCGAAACCTCGATCAACGGCGCCACCGACGCCATCGTCAACATCACCTCCGGCCTCAACGCCTCGCTCTACGAGATCCACGAGATCGTCGACGAGATCCAGAAGAGCTCGACGACCGACATCAACGTCATCTACGGGTCCGCGATCAACACCGACCTCGGCGACGAGATCGTCGTCACCGTGATCGCGACCGGCTTCTCCGACGACCCGCTCAAGCGCGAACAGCTCCTCAAGACCGAACCGAAGCCGGTGATCCCGGCCGTCGAACCGGTTCCCGCGAAGGAACCGCCGAAGTCGAAGAAGGAAGTCAAGAAAGAGGAGAAGGTCAAGCGCGAGGTCGAGAAGCAGCAGCCGAAGAAGCCCGAAGAAGAACCCGAGGACGTCTCGATCCCCTCGTGGCTCAAGGACCGTTTCAAGAAGTAGGCAACCCCGTTTCCGCGACCCATCAGGCCGAGCGTTTCCGCGCTTGGCCTGATTCTTATTTTCCGGAGGTTGTAAACAACCTCGAATGATGGTACAATGGACTGATGGAAGGAGGGATTCCGATGAACGAAGAAAACGACATCCGGACGCCGTTCGAACTCGAAATCGTCGAGATCGTGCGCTCCGACCGCCGCGTCGACGAGAAGAAGGAGCGCCTTTCCGACTTTCACGACTTCGACCTCTCGCAGGCCCTCCCGCTGTTCGATCCCGCCGAGCGGAAGAAGTTCTACGCCCTCCTCGACGGCGCCACCCTCGCCGACGTCTTCGAGCATCTCGATCCCGAGGACGCCGTCGTCTACGTCAAGGAACTGCCCCTTCCGGACGCCGCCCGGATCCTGAACGGGATGGAGGGCGACGACCTCGTCGACCTTTTGCAGGCCTTCAAGGACCGCGACGAGCGGGTCCGGTTCCTCGCCCTCCTCACGCTCGAGCGTCGCAACGGCATCAAGGCCATGATCGACTACGACGACGACCTCGTCGGCTCGATCATGAACGACGTCTTCGTCGCGATTCCCCCGACCCTGACCGTCAAGCAGGCGATCCGCGCGCTCGTCGACGCCGCCGGGAAGACCGAGTTCATCAACAACCTCTACGTCGTCGAGGACGGCGTCCTCGTCGGCGTGCTCTCGCTCCGCGAGATCATCTCCTCCGGAAACCGCCCCGACACCCCGATCCGCGAACTGATGACGACCAACCTCGTCACCGTGACCCCGACCACCCGCAAGGAAGAGGCGATCGGGATCATGCGCGACTACGACTTCATGCTCCTGCCGGTCGTCGGCGACGACGGCCGCATCCTCGGGATCCTCTCCTTCGACGACATGATCGAGGCGCAGAACGAAGAGAGCGACGAGGACTATGCCAAGCTCGCCGCGGTCGCCGACGTCGAGGTCGACGACGAGAAGGAGTCGGCCGCCGTCGCAGTGCGGAAGCGCATGCCGTGGCTGATCATCCTGCTTCTGCTCGACGTCGTCACGAGTTCCGTGGTGGCCGGCTTCGAGGGCGTGATCGCCGCGATTCCGACGCTCGCGCTGTTCATGCCGATGGTGCTCTCGATGTGCGGCAACACCGGCACCCAGAGCCTCGGCGTCATCATCCAGCTGTTCGCCGACAACCGACTCGAGACCCGGAAGGAACGGTCGATCCACCTGTTCCACGAACTTCTGACCGGTCTCGTCAACGGCCTCGTCCTCGGGGTCGTCGTCTTCGGACTGGTCCTCGGCCTCCGCACCCTCGACGGCGCGTCGTTTTCCGAAACGCTTCCGTTCGCCGCCGTGATCGCGCTCGCGATCGCCGTCGCGCTCACGGTCTCGACCGTCGCCGGTGCCTTCGTGCCGATCCTCTGCAAGCTCGTCAAAATCGATCCCGCGGTCGCCTCCGGACCGTTCATCACGACGATCAACGACATCCTCTCGCTTCTCATCTACTTCGGTCTCGCCGCGCTCCTGCTCGGCGGGCTGATGTGAGGGGGTGACGCCATGAACGAGGAACTCAAGGAAGAACTCGCCGAACGCGACTATGTCGCGGAAGTGGCCGACCTGATCCGGACCCGTCTGGACGACCCCGCCTTCGTCACGCTGCTCGACGAATACCATCCGTTCGACGTCTCGCATGCGCTCCTCGGCCTCGAACCGGAGCTCCGCCGTCGCTTCTTCGCCGCCGTCCCGGTCGCCGTCGCCGCAAACGTGTTCGAGCATTTCGAGCGGGAAGACGCCATTTCCTGCATCCGCGAGATCCCGACGCCGGCGGCCGTCGCCGTCATCGACGCGATGGACACCGACGATGCCGTCGACCTTTTGCAGTACCTCGAGGAGACTGAAAGCGACATCGACCTCGTCAACCAGCTCTCCCCGAAGAAACGCAACGAACTGAAGAAGTACTGGAGCTACGCCGACGTCGAGATCGGCTCGGTGATGTCCAACAGCTTCGTCGAACTCGGCGTCTCGATGAAGGTCCCCGACGCGATGAAGAAGCTCACCGGCATCGCCGGCGAGACCGAGTACATCTCGATCCTCTACGTCGTCGACAAGCAGAAGCTGGTCGGCTCCCTCCACCTCAAGGACCTGATCCTCGCCCGCGCCTCGCAGACGATCGGCGAGATCATGGAACCGCACGTCGTCTCCGCCGACCCGCACGCCTCGAAGGAGACGGTGGCGCGGATGATGCTCGACTACGGCAACTCCTCGATGCCGATCGCCGAGGACGGACGGATCGTCGGGATCGTCACCTACGACGACCTGATGGACGTCATCGACGAGATCAAGACGGAAGACTATGCCAAGTTCGCCTCGGTCGCCCCGGCCGAGATCGCGGCCGAGGAGAAGTCGGTCAAACTGTCGGTGAAGAGCCGGTTGCCCTGGCTCCTCGTCCTGCTCGCGCTCTCGACCCTGTCCTCGATCGCGCTCTCGCTCTTCGACGGCGCCTTCACCAGTTCCGACGGCGCCCGCCGCCTGGCCGCGGAGCTCGCGATCTTCCTGCCGCTCCTCCTCGACATGTCGGGCAATTCGGGGACGCAGTCGCTCGCCGTCATGATCCGCTACCTCGCCAAGAACGACAACGTCCTGAAACGCGCGCAGATCAAACGGACCCTGCGCCGCGAGATCGTCACCGGTCTGATCGAGGGCCTCGGGATCGGTCTGGTCGTGTTCGGCGTCGGCGTCGTCACCGCCGCGATCGCCGACGGCTGGCCGCCGGCCGCGCGGGACATCGCGATCGGCGCCGTCACGGCCTTCGCGATCGCCGTCGCGCTTCTGACGGCAACGGTCCTCGGGGCGTTCGTCCCGCTCCTCATGAGCTGGCTCAAGAAGGACCCGGCCGTGGCCTCCGGACCGTTCATCACGACCCTCGCCGACATCGCCACCCTCGTCATCTACTACGCCCTGAGCCTCGCGGTGCTTCTCCCGCTCTATGCTTCGGCGTAAGAAAGGAATCCCATGATCGAACTGACCGGGAAACAGAAAAGCAAGCTCAGAAGCCTCGCGATGACGCGTCCGGCCGCCTTCCAGGTGGGCAAGGAGGGGCTCACCCCCACGCTGCTCTCCGCGATCGACGACTTCGTCCGGAAGAACGAACTCGTCAAGATCGCCCTCCTCGACACCGCCGCGAGCGACTTCGACGAGGTCGCCCTGGCGCTTTCGGAGCGTCAGATCGCCGTCGTCCAGAAGATCGGCCATACCTTCGTCGGCTATCGTCCGAACCCGAAGCTCGAGAAGCGGATCGAGCTGCCCCGATGAAGATCCTCGTCACCAACGACGACGGCTACCAGGCCGTCGGGATCAGGCTGCTTGCAGACCTCGCGAAGAAGTACGGCGACGTCACCGTCGTCGCCCCCCATACGCACATGAGCGGCGCCTCGGTCTCCCGCGGCGGCTGGTTCCAGTCGAAGGCCTACCGCCAGGAAGAAGGACTCTACAGCGTCGAGGGCACGCCCGCCGACGCCGTCCACTTCGGCATCTTCGGCCTCGACCTGAAGCCCGACCTGGTCCTCTCCGGGATCAACGACGGCCTCAACATCGGGATCGACACGATCTACTCCGGCACCGTCGGCGCCGCCATGGAGGCGCTCAAGGCGCGCGTCCCGGCGATCGCCTTCTCGTGCGACTTCGGCCACTACGGGCCCGCCGAGAAGCATTTCGACGAGGTCATGCGCTACATCGTCGACCACGACCTGACCTCGCGCAACTACGTATTGAACGTCAACTTTCCCTCCAAACGCTACGAGACCTCGAAGGGCGTGATGGTGACCGACATCGCCTTCCGGCCGATGCACCACTACTACGTCGAGGGACCCGAGGGCGTGTACAAGAACAAGCGTTCCTACCTGCCGTACGACTTCATCCCCGGGACCGACCTGTGGGCGGCCGAGAACGGCTACACCTCGATCACCCCGCTCAAGCTCGGGAACCGCACCTCCTCCGGGCTCGCGGAGCTGAAGAAGAAGGTCGGGGAGCTTGAATAGCGCGGACAAGAAGCGCCTGCTCGCGATCGTCGTTTCCTACGTCGTCCTCGGCGCGGGAGCGTTCGCGGCGCTCGCGTTCGGCGACCTGTCGGAGAGCGCGCGGCTTGTGGTCGCGATCGGCCTCGTCGTCGTCACGGGAATCGCCTCGTACGCCTCCGCCCGCACCTATCGGCGCTGAAAGGACGTGGACGCCATGAATCTCGCGAAGAACCTCGAAACGGTCAGACGCGACCTCGGATCGGCCACGCTCGTCGCCGCGACCAAGTACGTCGGCGCCGACACGATCGCCGAACTTTCCCGCCTCGGCGTCACGGACGTCGGCGAGAACCGGACCGACAGCTATCTCGAAAAGCGCGCCGCGCTTTCGGACCTGCCGATCCGCTGGCACTTCATCGGCCACCTCCAGTCGAACAAGGCGAAAGGCGTCGTCGAGACGATCGACTGCCTGCATTCGCTCGACAGTCTCCGCCTCGCCGCCGAGATTCAGAAGCGGCGGACGACCCCCCTCGATTGTTTCGTCGAGGTGCACGTCTCCGGCGAACCGTCGAAGGACGGCGTCGAACCGGAAAACCTGCGGGATTTCGTCAAGGATCTCGCGGAGTATGATAGAATAAGGGTGGTCGGCCTGATGGGCATGGCCGCCGAGGCCGAGGATGCGGTCGTGCTCGAGACGTTTTTACGGCTCGCGCGGCTGCGCGACGCGATCCGCGCCGAGGGGTGGCTCCACGCCCCCTGCGCCTACCTGTCGATGGGGATGAGCGGCGACTACAGGCTCGCCCTTCAGGCCGGCGCCACGCACGTGCGGCTCGGCTCGATCCTGTTCAGAAGCGAGGAATGATGATGGGACTCTTTCAGAAGAAGCAACCGGTCAAGACCACCGACGTCGGATTCGAGCAGCTCGAGTTCTTCCGCGTCCACGACACCGCCAAGATCTACGAGTACGCGGAGAAGATCATGCATCGGATCCCGATCGTGCTCAACTTCTCGGACTGCCTGATCCAGGAGGCCAACGAGAACCTCCTCTTCCTCACCGGCGTGCTCTACGCCTGCGACGGCGAGATCGTCAGGATCCAGGACAAGATCTACCTGATGGCGCAGAAGAGCGACCTGAACGGACCGACGCTCACGAAGTTCGTCAACCAGTACGGCTCGAAGAAGTGACTCCGGTTCCGCGAAGTCCGGAGGCGGCGTGCGGCCGCGCTTGATTTCGCGCGCGAAATGTAGTATAATATTCAAGAATCATGCATCTGCGATGATCGGGACACGACGTGATCCCCACGGATTTCAAGAGACCGGACGAACGGTGAGACGTCCGGAATCCGCCTTCACGCCATCCCCCGTGAGCCGGCCGTCGAACCAAGTAGACGGTCGCGTCCGCCCGCGTTAAGGGCTTCGAGTGCCGGCGCAAGCCGGAATGAAGGTGGCACCGCGGTTCCAGGCAATCGCCCTTTTTCGGGGGCGATTTTTTCGTTCCCGCGGACCTGCACGGAGGAAATCATGGAAAAGAAGAACTGGAAAGACACCCTGCTCATGCCCGAAACCGAGTTTCCGATGCGCGGGAACCTCGGTCAGAAGGAGCCGCTCATCCAGAAACGCTGGGATGAGCTCAACCTCTACGAGAAGCTCCTGGAGCGCAACCACGGACTGCCCGAGTACGTCCTGCACGACGGGCCGCCCTACGCCAACGGCTCGATCCACGTCGGCCACGCCCTGAACAAGTCCCTGAAGGACTTCGTCCTGCGCTACAAGACGATGACCGGCCACTACGTCCGCTACATCCCGGGCTGGGACACCCACGGCCTGCCGATCGAGAACGCCCTCTCCAAGGACCGCAAGGTCGACCGCAAGTCGATGTCGGTGGCGGCGTTCCGCCGCCTCTGCGAGACCTACGCGCTCGAGCAGGTCGAGATCCAGAAGGGCCAGTTCCGCCGCCTCGGCATCCTCGGCGAGTGGGACAAGCCCTACATCACCCTCGACCGCGCCTTCGAGGCGGCGCAGCTCCGCCTCTTCGCCCGGATGGTCGAGAAGGGCCTGATCTACAAGGGCCTGAAGCCCGTCTACTGGTCGCCCTCCTCGGAATCGGCGCTCGCCGAGGCCGAGATCGAATACTTCGACGTTTCCTCGCCGTCGATCTTCGTCGCCCTGCCGGTCGTCTCCGCCAAGGGCATCCTTCCCAAGGGCGCCGAGCTCCTGATCTGGACGACGACGCCGTGGACGATCCCCGCGAATCTCGCGGTCGCGGCCGGTCCCGAGATCGAGTACGTCGTCGTGAAGACCGAGACCGGGCGTCTGCTCGTGCTCGCGAAGAGTCGCCTCGAGGCGGT from Candidatus Izemoplasmatales bacterium includes:
- the ftsZ gene encoding cell division protein FtsZ, which produces MFDMNENFNQKPMIKVIGVGGGGGSAINRMIENDVQGVEFIAMNTDAQVLRLSKADVRLQLGKMLTRGLGAGANPEVGRQAALESEDEIREILSDTDMVFITAGMGGGTGTGAAPVIARIAREMGCLTIGIVTKPFSFEGRKRTTVAMQGVEELRPYVDTLIVIPNDKLLYVVEKDTPYLDAFREADNVLRQGVQGITEIIAVPGVVNVDFADVKTVMKDKGTALMGIGIASGENRAVEAARDAIRSPLLETSINGATDAIVNITSGLNASLYEIHEIVDEIQKSSTTDINVIYGSAINTDLGDEIVVTVIATGFSDDPLKREQLLKTEPKPVIPAVEPVPAKEPPKSKKEVKKEEKVKREVEKQQPKKPEEEPEDVSIPSWLKDRFKK
- the queA gene encoding tRNA preQ1(34) S-adenosylmethionine ribosyltransferase-isomerase QueA, which gives rise to MKTSDFDYVLPPELIAQTPLSDRQGSRLLVCRRDSFELVHDHFYNIVEYLEKGDVLVVNDTRVLPARLAGIKRDTAAAIEILLLRQLEGDVWETLAKPAKRVREQSVIVFGDGLLEATCVGVGEEGIRLLRFAYDGVFLELLDRLGEMPLPPYIHEQLADRDRYQTVYSKVVGSAAAPTAGLHFTPELLDRIRAHGVTVASLTLHVGLGTFRPVAVEDVTTHRMHSEFYALSAETAATLEDARREGRRIIAVGTTSTRTLETVMAKYGRFVPASGWTDIFIYPGFRFRAIDGLITNFHLPKSTLVMLVSAFASKEIVFSAYAAAIAEKYRFFSFGDAMLILPSKH
- a CDS encoding phosphate propanoyltransferase; the protein is MEKKILVEVSARHVHLSPTALETLFGPGYQLTVKKPLSQPGQYAAEERVTVVGPKKELAGISILGPVRKDTQVELSLTDARSIGIVAPVRESGDIKASAPCRIVGPKGEITVSEGVIIAKRHIHLTPADAAAWGLSDKEKVLVRIDTEGRSLIFGDVVCRVRADFATAMHIDTDEGNAAGVSGVVYGTIL
- the tgt gene encoding tRNA guanosine(34) transglycosylase Tgt yields the protein MPFSFDVVRASRETKARIGVLHTSHGDFETPIFMPVGTQATVKTLDPQETMEVSDGLILGNTYHLWLQPGDAVVKAHGGIRGFMRWDGGLLTDSGGFQVFSLSKIRKIREEGVEFRHHLSGERLFMTPEDSIRVQNNLGADIIMSFDECPPFDSSYDYMKKSVERTVRWAARGKAAHADPDGQALFGIVQGGPHRDLRAYCASELQKIDFPGYSIGGLAIGETKAEMYEVLGYMDELLPKDKPRYLMGVGSPDDLIVGAMNGVDMFDCVLPTRIARHGTAMTSHGKVVIKNREYENDMGPLDPDCDCKVCRTYTRSYLRHLFKADEILGLRLVTYHNLHFLKGLMHAIRAAVREDRLVAFKDAFFARYYR
- the ruvB gene encoding Holliday junction branch migration DNA helicase RuvB → MDKRVIANNLLVDDEIEATLRPQRFTEFIGQPNVKEMIQVAVEAAKKRQETLDHVLLYGPPGLGKTTLAQVIANEMGVSMKTCSGPTIERTGDLAAILTSLEPGDVLFIDEIHRLPKIVEEILYSSMEDFVIDIVVGKDAGAKSIRVDLPPFTLIGATTRYGDLTGPLRDRFGIVHKLDFYDVPDLEIICRRTARIYDCTIDESAVSELAKRSRGTPRIVNRLFRRVRDFADVLNDGVVTAAVTKTALEKLKIDETGLDRKDREYLAAIIDKYRGGPVGLETIATSISEDPTTLEDVYEPYLIQMGFVSRTPRGRVVTEKGYQHLKKGYQGSLF